A window of the Canis aureus isolate CA01 chromosome 29, VMU_Caureus_v.1.0, whole genome shotgun sequence genome harbors these coding sequences:
- the RBP4 gene encoding retinol-binding protein 4: MEWVWALVLLAALGSARAESDCRVSNFQVKKNFDKARFAGTWYAMAKKDPEGLFLQDNIVAEFSVDENGRMSATAKGRVRLLNNWDVCADMVGTFTDTEDPAKFKMKYWGVASFLQKGNDDHWIIDTDYDTYAVQYSCRLLNLDGTCADSYSFVFSRDPNGLPLEAQKIVRQRQEELCLARQYRLIVHNGYCDGRSEPNTL, encoded by the exons ATGGAGTGGGTGTGGGCGCTCGTGCTGCTGGCGGCGCTGGGCAGCGCCCGGGCGGAGAGCGACTGCCGAGTGAGCAACTTCCAAGTCAAGAAGAACTTCGACAAGGCTCGC TTCGCCGGGACCTGGTACGCCATGGCCAAGAAGGACCCCGAGGGCCTCTTTCTGCAGGACAACATCGTCGCTGAGTTCTCGGTGGATGAGAATGGCCGGATGAGCGCCACGGCCAAGGGCCGAGTCCGGCTTTTGAA TAACTGGGACGTGTGTGCAGACATGGTTGGCACCTTCACAGACACCGAGGACCCTGCTAAATTCAAGATGAAGTATTGGGGCGTAGCGTCCTTCCTCCAGAAAGGAA ATGATGACCACTGGATCATCGACACGGACTATGACACCTATGCCGTGCAGTATTCCTGCCGCCTCCTGAACCTCGATGGCACCTGTGCTGACAGCTACTCCTTCGTGTTTTCCCGTGACCCCAATGGCCTTCCCCTGGAGGCACAAAAGATcgtgaggcagaggcaggaggagctGTGCCTGGCCAGGCAGTACAGGCTGATCGTTCACAatg GGTATTGTGACGGCAGATCAGAACCAAACACTTTGTAG